In Neospora caninum Liverpool complete genome, chromosome Ib, one DNA window encodes the following:
- a CDS encoding GTP-binding protein, related: protein MTTEDRPPLWAPGDPSWVAADPEATETAEEEEHGKRKRNEQAGEEEGEGKERGGTGDSSEDVWFMHRDLTHWLVNPREGVYFNRTTGELVPAAGGEGEAALAGGVGETHPGGEGGEEEEEGEEEEGREGEEEEGREGEEEEGREEEEGGDEEEEEDEDIDLDLETDVVAGTAERKGSAEGKVEIEDRHVTKVPLPVQVVTGDANALCYYTAIFDGHDGSSCAQYATVHLHKNLISLYRQIYSTVQRRRQELEAREEARERGAKKRQKRPSNFSLLLQQLNDGLPCTRREEKFLSVGLEALVKATAKSFFMTDHNFLDHAQKAGVEQDAGSTACVVLLFGPDDDGQLKLLTAHAGDTRAVLCRDDRALRLTEDHRPNDKFEKRRIQQNGGEVMNIEGIWRVVFVDRKTNRLFGLATSRALGDRRMKIPKKLVSCQPSLHVYAINFETDLFMVLASDGIWDVLSDEEVVAIVSEHLDKPPQEAARVVIDEAVKRGSEDDKTCTVVYFKWRRDRFQDAAAEAQTPGAACEGARRETGDTLEGDARKEANEGESEGGSEGDRHTAAENEGCSRRARQRGDEASDTSQSGASERKRRKLRTQPGTSSRPEGPESDTGEGEDNGEGEGRGDSRSGGGEPHAESGEGEEAPGRARGEGRTETEGDSFKAGRGLEDIGLLSSSNVYERIRREREERAEKEEEVAEEEEDLDIFSAELQLHCRGRQERSGSEEQGKKGKKKRGVRREQAALAKNGQPVGEESDTKLQRQGRKGKRKKETAETGRGLAQRTEGVDVRERRRE, encoded by the exons ATGACGACCGAGGACCGCCCGCCTCTGTGGGCGCCTGGAGACCCCAGCTGGGTGGCTGCAGACcccgaggcgacggagactgcggaggaagaagaacacggaaagcggaaaagaaacgaacaggcgggggaggaagaaggtgaagggaaggaaaggggagGAACGGGAGACTCGTCCGAGGACGTCTGGTTCATGCACCGCGACCTCACGCACTGGCTCGTCAACCCGCGAGAGGGCGTCTACTTCAATCGAACGACCGGCGAGCTCGTGCCCGCCgcagggggagaaggcgaagctgcgcTTGCTGGAGGCGTCGGCGAAACACATCCgggcggagaaggaggagaggaagaagaagaaggagaagaagaagaaggaagagaaggagaagaagaagaaggaagagaaggagaagaagaagaaggaagagaagaagaagaagggggagacgaagaagaagaggaagatgaagacatTGATCTAGACCTCGAAACGGACGTGGTTGCGGGGACAGCAGAACGGAAG GGAAGCGCAGAGGGGAAAGTGGAGATTGAAGACCGGCACGTCACCAAAGTTCCCCTGCCCGTCCAGGTGGTCaccggagacgcgaacgccCTCTGCTACTACACAGCGATATTTGACGGGCATGATGGATCTAG CTGTGCTCAGTACGCGACGGTTCACCTCCACAAAAACCTCATCAGCCTGTACAGGCAGATTTACAGTACCGTGCAA AGACGACGTCAAGAGctcgaggcgcgcgaggaggcACGCGAGCgtggagcgaagaagagacagaagcgacCGAGCAActtctcgctgctgctcCAGCAACTGAACGACGGACTGCCGTGCACtcgtcgagaagaaaagttCTTGTCTGTTGGACTGGAGGCTCTTGTGAAAGCGACGGCAAAGAGTTTCTTCATGACTGATCACAACTTCCTAGACCATGCACAAAAAGCTGGCGTCGAACAAGACG CCGGCAGCACTGCGTGCGTCGTGCTGCTCTTTGGGCCCGATGACGACGGCCAGTTGAAGCTCCtcactgcgcatgcaggcgacaCGCGGGCGGTTCTTTGTCG gGACGACCGAGCTCTCCGTCTCACCGAGGACCACCGCCCCAATGATAAAttcgagaagcgaaggattCAACAAAATGGAGGCGAG GTGATGAACATCGAAGGCATTTGGCGAGTCGTCTTCGTTGACCGCAAGACGAACCGGCTGTTTGGTCTGGCGACGTCGCGAGCTCTGGGCGACCGACGGATGAAAATCCCCAAGAAACTTGTCTCGTGTCAGCCGAGTCTTCATGTCTATGCAATCAACTTCGAAACGGACCTCTTCATG GTCCTCGCGTCGGATGGTATTTGGGACGTTCTCTCTGACGAAGAAGTCGTCGCGATTGTGTCGGAGCATCTGGACAAACCGCCGCAAGAA GCTGCGCGGGTTGTCATCGACGAGGCTGTGAAGCGCGGCAGTGAAGACGACAAGACGTGCACAGTGGTCTACTTCAAGTGGCGACGAGATCGCTTTCAGGAcgccgccgcggaggcgcagacTCCAGGCGCAGcctgcgaaggcgcgagacgagagacaggagacaccctGGAGGGAGACGCCCGCAAAGAAGccaacgaaggagaaagcgagggaggaagcgagggagacaggcacactgcggcagagaacgagggcTGCTCGAGACGTGCGCGGCaacgcggagacgaggcgtcCGACACGTCTCAGAGCGGagcaagcgagaggaagagaaggaaactgcGAACGCAGCCGGGCACGAGTTCTCGCCCCGAAGgtccagagagcgacacaggagagggagaagacaacggagagggagaaggccgaggagacTCGCGGTCTGGAGGGGGcgagccgcatgcagagagtggagagggagaggaagcaccAGGGCGGGCAcgcggagaaggacgaacggagacggagggcgACTCTTTCAAGGCCGGTCGCGGGTTGGAGGATATCGGTCTCCTCTCAAGCAGCAATGTGTACGAGAGGATCcgcagggaaagagaagagcgcgcggagaaggaggaagaa gtcgccgaggaagaggaagatctCGACATTTTTTCAGC CGAGCTCCAGCTACACTGCAGGGGAAGACAAGAACggagcggcagcgaggagcaagggaagaagggaaaaaagaagagaggagtgagaagagagcaggcgGCACTGGCCAAGAACGGGCAACCTGTTGGCGAGGAGAGTGACACCAAACTGCAAAGacaagggagaaaggggaagcgcaaaaaggagacggcggagacaggcagaggcCTCGCACAGAGGACAGAAGGTGTGGACGTGAGGGAACGCCGACGGGAGTag
- a CDS encoding GTP-binding protein, related, with protein sequence MPRKKTQARRQRAAGASAFGRALLHQRLMAHQLQQESYFAAVKAEHREDPHLLPSLSSFASSPSASSAPSASFASHEGRGIAVSGSSTRHHLLDFLSGRNMDAAFLEKQKRSHNLQSLTQQSELDFYLSTVLASQDQFLINKGEARVWLKNEEESACFTAQPVYKATGRTGEAGAENEEEVPIPRRPFRFPVVWFESEDAGGRRREEGEDGERGEDWRVRRSELRKRDKMKRKNRQRVAVLLKGKMEEATIHNVEFVSAHRREQQIKWSKKKQREEERRKGKNKSRQAKPGARGPLADSSEGDEEEEEDEEGEEEEENEEQEEEDGEEGEEEEEEDGGEEEEEEEDEDDEEEEEVEEEEEGSRLSVPSSSSRKKWGEPGVTDSVPSVSALPRTAAELDALERDAFLRWRREVAFLEEKRGFSLSPFERNLDVWRQLWRVVEKSHLLLQIVDGRDIRFFRSRDLEKFVKEVDQRKEVVLVVNKADLIPPSVRRKWAEALKKENVEHVFFSALKELTDQAREREEERRAKTNENPEEGDEEEGEEEKEDEEAMGLEGELGNKEAAGTGAFLGCWLDDDVSSSLAASPSLSPPVLNTQDLLSLLSLRRERFLASFEAQKQREKAQHATAAGGEARPGAEAERDGATDEKAPHAPPPFIIGLIGFPNVGKSSVINALLGSKKVSVSRQPGKTRHLQTLLVGDTGLTLCDCPGLVFPRRVATKHHLVVNGVLPLDHMRGEFVPSIQLLCDRIPHQLLRRYALPAPDATSSLSSRSPKNRSAQTDRRPRASRGQEPRAEHRSGVSEASRLHAPNFLESLAQKRKFTAGGKGGQWDLYRVAKMVLKDYASGRVTACRGPDGCYYDGEEERREKEQRAVCVGEGRPSDGEAAQGDGGEKGANGRTRVIEEGRQKPRGGREGPADGSLAACAERGKEDEKREMEGESEAEDLPLGTSLDRDARNCVERTSTQRSVGAETGKVNRAFWSGTALTQARASVGQDLDPRLLQDLLDVTADEDFAQIVGTETSVLSLGENPHRGNEGKNGMTKRKMRHLQKQVLKGRAPVS encoded by the exons ATGCctcgaaagaagacgcaggcgcgccggcAGCGCGCGGCGGGGGCGAGCGCCTTTGGGCGGGCTCTCTTGCATCAGCGTCTGATGGCTCACCAGCTGCAACAGGAGTCGTACTTTGCGGCGGTTAAAGCGGAGCATCGCGAAGATCCGCACctgctgccgtctctctcttcgttcgcttcctctccgtccgcgtcttcggccCCGTCGGCATCCTTCGCTTCGCACGAAGGCAGAGGGATTGCTGTCTCGGGCAGTTCGACTCGACACCACCTCCTCGACTTTCTTTCGGGGCGCAACATGGACGCTGCATTtctggagaagcagaaacgcagTCACAACCTCCAGTCGCTCACGCAACAGTCCGAACTCGACTTTTACCTCTCAACCGTTCTCGCGTCTCAGGACCAGTTCCTCATCAAcaagggcgaggcgcgcgtctggctgaagaacgaagaagagagtgcGTGCTTCACGGCGCAACCCGTCTATAAGGCGACGGGGAGGAcgggcgaagcaggcgccgagaacgaggaagaagtgcCGATCCCACGAAGGCCCTTTCGCTTTCCAGTCGTCTGGTTCGAAAGCGAGGACGCcggcgggaggcgacgcgaagaaggcgaggatggggagaggggcgaggactGGCGAGTGCGGCGGTCGGAGCtgcgaaagcgagacaagatgaagaggaagaacagacagCGGGTTGCCGTGCTCCTCAAGGGGAAGATGGAGGAGGCGACGATTCACAACGTCGAGTTCGTTAGTGCACACCGGCGCGAACAACAAATCAAGTGGtcaaagaagaaacagagggaagaggaaagaagaaaaggaaaaaacaagTCGCGGCAAGCGAAACCCGGCGCCAGAGGGCCTCTCGCAGAcagcagcgagggagacgaagaagaagaggaagacgaggagggagaggaagaagaagagaacgaagagcaggaagaagaggacggagaggagggagaagaagaggaagaagaggatggaggggaggaagaagaagaggaagaagatgaagatgatgaggaagaggaagaagtcgaggaagaagaggaaggttCGCGTTTGTCTGTACCCTCGAGTTCGTCGCGCAAAAAATGGGGCGAGCCTGGTGTCACGGACTCTGTCCCGTCGGTgtctgctcttcctcggaCGGCGGCGGAATTGGATGCCCTCGAGCGCgacgcctttcttcgctggcGGCGAGAAGTCGCGTTCctcgaagagaaacgcggcttTTCCTTGAGTCCCTTTGAGCGGAATCTGGACGTTTGGCGGCAGCTGTGGCGAGTGGTAGAAAAGAGTCACCTTCTCCTGCAAATCGTCGACGGCCGAGAcatccgcttcttccgcagtCGCGATCTCGAAAAATTCGTCAAGGAAGTCGACCAACGAAAAGAG GTGGTTCTCGTCGTTAACAAGGCCGATCTGATTCCGCCGAGTGTGCGACGAAAGTGGGCGGAGGcgctgaaaaaagaaaacgttGAgcacgtcttcttctcggctctgAAGGAGCTGACAGACCAGGCtcgggagcgagaggaagaacggcgggcgaaaacgaacgaaaacccagaagagggagacgaggaagagggagaggaagagaaggaggacgaggaggcgatGGGATTAGAAGGAGAGCTGGGCAACAAGGAAGCAGCTGGAACTGGTGCGTTCCTCGGCTGCTGGTTGGACGACGACGTCTCAAgttccctcgccgcctcgccgtcgttgTCGCCGCCCGTTCTGAACACGCAGgatcttctctccctcctctctctgcgccgggaacgttttctcgcttccttcgagGCTCAGAAGCAACGGGAGAAAGCGCAGCACGCGACGGCCGCTggtggagaggcgaggcctGGGGCTgaggcggaaagagacggcgccacggacgagaaggccccgcacgcgccgccgccgttcATCATCGGCCTCATCGGCTTTCCCAACGTGGGTAAAAGCTCCGTTATCAACGCGCTTCTGGGCTCGAAGAAAGTATCCGTCTCGCGACAGCCAGGAAAGACCCGCCACCTCCAGACGCTGCTCGTCGGCGACACGGGACTGACCCTCTGCGACTGTCCAG GTCTTGTGTTCCCGCGACGTGTTGCGACTAAGCACCACCTGGTTGTGAACGGCGTCCTTCCCCTTGACCACATGCG AGGCGAGTTCGTGCCGTCCATCCAGCTTCTCTGCGACCGCATCCCGCACCAGCTGCTCAGGCGCTATGCTCTTCCTGCTCCTGATGCGacgtcgtcgctctcttcgcgttctccaaAGAACCGCAGTGCTCAGACCGACCGCCGGCCCCGGGCGTCTCGGGGACAGGAGCCTCGCGCCGAGCATCGAAGCGGCGTGTCGGAGGCGtctcggctgcatgcgccgaatTTCCTAGAGAGTTTAGCACAGAAGCGCAAGTTCACAGCGGGCGGCAAAGGCGGGCAATGGGATTTGTATCGCGTGGCGAAAATGGTGTTGAAAGACTACGCGTCGGGTCGCGTCACTGCCTGCCGCGGGCCAGACGGGTGCTACtacgacggagaagaagaaaggagagaaaaagagcaaagGGCAGTCTGTgtcggagaaggaaggccgagcgacggcgaagctgCACAAGGCGACggtggagaaaaaggcgcaaaCGGAAGAACCCGAGTCATcgaggagggaaggcagaagcCAAGAGGTGGGCGCGAGGGACCGGCGGACGGCTCTTTGGCTGCATGTgcagagcgagggaaggaagacgaaaagagagagatggagggCGAGAGTGAAGCAGAGGATCTCCCGCTGGGGACCTCGCTGGACCGCGACGCCCGTAACTGCGTAGAGAGAACGTCCACACAAAGATCTGTGGGAGCGGAGACCGGAAAGGTGAACCGGGCGTTCTGGAGCGGAACGGCTCTGACGCAAGCACGGGCGAGCGTCGGCCAAGACCTCGATCCTCGCCTGCTTCAGGATTTGCTGGACGTCACGGCGGACGAAGATTTTGCGCAGATTGTCGGCACAGAGACGAGTGTGCTCAGCCTCGGTGAAAACCCACACCGCGGCAACGAG GGGAAAAACGGCAtgacgaagcggaagatgCGACACCTACAGAAGCAGGTGCTGAAGGGACGAGCGCCAGTGTCTTGA